One genomic region from Clostridium saccharobutylicum DSM 13864 encodes:
- a CDS encoding AAA family ATPase, with translation MYIKLKDYEILGELYSGLRSKIYKGKRISDGYPIVLKMMNAECPNSEDIKSFQKEFEIGSRINSNNVIKYIDIVKFNHSLGIVEEYFSGETIDKFNKVNIKEFLSIAIGICNALKKIQAKNIVHGAINPSNILYDGETGEIKIIDFSNAKCLQNESYIDENNNIFQGSLNYISPEQTGRTNRSMDYRSDFYSLGITFYEMLTGRLPFKSEDTMGLIYSHVAKQPESITTLISDIPEVVSDIVLKLIAKDPEERYKSASGLKKDLEKCVIAIENNESMNFELGKYDFSGEFCIPQKLYGRDKEIKELIESFDRVREGSMEILLIAGSPGVGKSALVNEISDSIKQKNGYFLFGKFEQFQNDIPYSTIIQSLDKFIKQLLVEPSSELKKWKERILKCVGNNGQVIIDVIPTLELIIGKQPEVPQLGAIETQNRFNLVFGNFMKIIATEEHPLVMFIDDLQWADSASLNFIKMMMMDKSNKYLLVIGAYRDNDPNLLRPIMSWMYEIIQDGITIHTIDLKVIERKDIKLLLQDTLVGLEQDLNDIEELSDCIYSKTQGNPFFVRQFLRSLYDFKHLWFEYNLMKWCFNTEEIRKMNITENVIDLLDSKIKMLKPSAIEYLKYGACMGNEFDLQTLVLVNDKDGESILNSLKEAVKIGLIYDLHNNRESDLLKADIKFKFVHDRVQQAVYSIISDDEKCSIHLQLGQLYLKNYAEVNKSEQLFETVRQLNAGSIIITDKFEKVKLAELNLKAGIASKQSSAYYSAYTYFNEGIKLLANSNGWQDFYDITLQLYSEITEASYLISNYNKMDKFAAVVLENAKTLMDKVNVYRVKIEASQAQLNVQEALDTALPVLKLMGIDIKANPTKEDVDEVFEEVWNIVREIKPENLVKLPEMKDKVMLGAMQILLGSISAAYKIAPMVMNIAVCKMVELSIKFGDSPFSPGAYSLYGLALCSYITNIELGDKLEEYIELAYKLGKINAHIVEKPNMKPSKVVVLDVNNSSVNEWKESLRDTLKPLMDGYLAGIENGNFEYAGYCLMNYNKHSFYSGKELNIVEDDIKKNIIKLQKIKQGFSVNWVFVFGQIVENIQGKSKDPIKLTGEFCDEDEMILILEDIGDMLGLVFLYLGKMRLDYIFGNYFGAIQYGKKVEENLAGASATIDIAVYYFYDSLSRLAVHFTLAKEEQIANLTRVSRNQEVMKTWAKLAPMNFMHKFYLVQAELCKVNGNYNEARQCYDKSIKLARENEYLNDEALAYELAGKFYLDECKRDAAKVYLIEAKNKYELWGAIAKVNEMKNRYPSLMEETDDNINSTQGMDLFSIMKASQAISSEINLEGLLGRLMTVILENMGAQRGFLILKSHDALVIKAYVDAVRNKKEILTLQPLDEFEELPKTVIRFTARTGENVIFPEKTDKFLFDEDPYIINKKPKSFFSTAVKIKNTIKAVLYLENNLVEGAFKPDRVKVIDILSTQAAISLENAILYNTLEENMNDKLRDSENKLRFTVTNAGLGLWEWNIETGEIKINEEWVSMVGYTLDELKLQNIDMFFEIMHPDDITKSKECLKRCFAKELDVYECEFRIKHKNGEWVWILGTGRVTEWNTSNKPIKMSGIHMNISERKVVENELKMAKKAVEEVSLLKKKFLSNLPNEEGSSNNIDNKIKNIPIMISKTNEIDKTNTIIEEVNAIIKDEIQKYGKTEVELIRAKAEANKANLDKTNFIANISHELRTPIAVILSGIQLIEANIKNNSAENNANLFNHIKTIKQNCYRLLRLVNNIIDITKIDARLKKLELKNLNIINLIENITTSVIKYAELKEITVLFDTDEEERIIAVDSDKIEKSLLNLLSNAIKFTPKNGYIFVKVLNENSKVIISVDDTGIGIPEEKMDIIFERFHQIDNTFTRRNEGSGIGLSIVKSFIELHGGKISVSSELGKGSKFIIEIPVKRLDEDEAEDIQTQVENASSCVDITDMEFSDIYFD, from the coding sequence ATGTATATAAAATTAAAAGATTATGAAATATTAGGTGAATTATATAGTGGATTAAGATCAAAGATTTATAAGGGAAAGAGAATTTCTGATGGATATCCTATTGTTTTAAAAATGATGAATGCAGAATGCCCTAATAGTGAAGATATTAAATCGTTTCAGAAAGAGTTTGAAATAGGAAGTAGAATTAATAGTAATAATGTTATTAAGTATATTGATATTGTGAAATTTAATCATTCATTGGGAATTGTTGAAGAATATTTTAGTGGCGAAACTATAGATAAATTTAATAAAGTTAATATTAAAGAATTTTTATCAATTGCGATTGGAATTTGTAATGCTTTAAAGAAGATCCAAGCAAAAAATATTGTTCACGGGGCTATTAATCCTTCAAATATATTATATGATGGAGAGACTGGAGAGATAAAAATTATTGATTTTAGTAATGCTAAATGCTTACAAAATGAGAGTTATATAGATGAGAATAATAATATTTTTCAGGGCTCCCTAAATTATATTTCTCCAGAACAAACTGGAAGAACAAATAGATCTATGGATTATAGAAGCGATTTCTATTCTTTAGGAATAACGTTTTATGAAATGTTAACAGGAAGACTACCATTTAAATCAGAAGATACTATGGGCCTTATTTATAGTCATGTAGCAAAACAACCTGAGAGTATAACAACATTAATTTCTGATATACCAGAAGTTGTTTCTGATATTGTTTTAAAATTAATTGCAAAAGATCCTGAAGAACGTTATAAGTCAGCTTCAGGTTTAAAGAAAGATTTAGAAAAGTGTGTTATTGCAATAGAAAATAATGAAAGTATGAATTTTGAATTGGGCAAATATGATTTTTCGGGAGAGTTTTGCATACCTCAGAAATTATACGGACGTGATAAAGAAATTAAAGAGTTAATAGAGTCATTTGATAGAGTTAGAGAAGGAAGTATGGAAATACTGTTAATAGCAGGTTCGCCAGGAGTAGGAAAATCTGCTTTAGTTAATGAAATTTCTGATAGCATTAAGCAAAAAAATGGATATTTCCTTTTTGGAAAATTTGAACAGTTCCAAAATGACATACCTTATAGCACAATAATTCAATCGCTAGATAAATTTATTAAGCAGTTACTTGTAGAACCATCAAGTGAGCTAAAGAAATGGAAAGAACGTATTTTAAAATGTGTTGGAAACAATGGACAAGTGATAATAGATGTTATTCCAACTTTAGAGCTAATTATAGGAAAGCAGCCAGAAGTACCTCAATTAGGCGCAATTGAAACTCAGAATAGATTTAATTTGGTGTTCGGAAATTTTATGAAAATAATAGCTACAGAGGAACATCCATTGGTAATGTTTATTGATGATTTACAATGGGCAGATTCTGCTAGCCTTAATTTCATAAAGATGATGATGATGGATAAATCTAACAAATATTTATTAGTAATAGGAGCATATAGGGATAATGATCCTAATCTACTTCGTCCAATAATGTCATGGATGTATGAAATTATTCAAGATGGAATAACAATTCATACAATTGATTTAAAAGTTATTGAGAGAAAAGATATTAAGTTACTTTTACAAGATACTTTGGTAGGGCTTGAACAGGATTTGAATGATATCGAAGAATTATCAGATTGCATATATAGTAAAACACAAGGTAATCCATTTTTTGTAAGACAGTTTTTGAGATCTTTATATGATTTTAAACACTTATGGTTTGAGTATAATTTAATGAAATGGTGCTTCAATACTGAAGAAATAAGAAAGATGAATATAACAGAAAATGTTATAGATCTTCTAGATAGTAAAATTAAAATGTTAAAACCATCAGCTATTGAGTATCTAAAGTATGGAGCATGTATGGGAAATGAGTTTGATTTGCAAACATTAGTTTTAGTAAACGATAAAGATGGTGAATCAATATTAAATTCATTAAAGGAAGCTGTAAAAATTGGTTTGATTTATGATTTACATAATAACAGAGAATCAGATCTACTGAAGGCGGATATTAAATTTAAGTTTGTTCATGACCGCGTTCAGCAGGCAGTATATTCTATAATATCTGATGATGAAAAATGTTCGATACATTTACAGTTAGGTCAGCTTTATTTAAAGAATTATGCGGAAGTTAATAAGTCTGAACAATTATTTGAAACAGTGAGACAGCTTAATGCAGGAAGCATAATAATAACAGATAAATTTGAAAAAGTTAAATTAGCAGAGTTAAACTTAAAAGCAGGTATAGCATCAAAACAATCTTCTGCATATTATTCTGCATATACTTATTTTAATGAAGGAATTAAGTTATTAGCTAATAGCAATGGATGGCAGGATTTTTATGATATAACTCTGCAATTATACTCAGAAATTACAGAAGCAAGTTATCTTATAAGCAACTATAATAAAATGGATAAATTTGCAGCAGTAGTTTTGGAAAATGCTAAAACATTAATGGATAAGGTTAACGTTTATAGAGTTAAAATTGAAGCATCTCAAGCTCAATTAAATGTACAGGAAGCATTAGATACTGCTTTACCAGTTCTTAAATTAATGGGAATAGATATTAAAGCTAATCCTACCAAAGAAGACGTAGATGAAGTGTTTGAAGAGGTATGGAATATAGTAAGAGAAATTAAGCCAGAAAATTTAGTAAAGCTACCAGAAATGAAAGATAAAGTAATGCTTGGAGCAATGCAGATTTTACTTGGAAGTATATCTGCCGCATATAAAATAGCGCCAATGGTCATGAATATAGCTGTGTGTAAGATGGTAGAACTTTCAATAAAGTTTGGTGATTCTCCATTTTCACCTGGAGCATATTCACTTTATGGACTTGCTCTTTGTTCATATATAACCAATATAGAGTTAGGGGATAAACTTGAGGAATACATAGAGCTTGCTTATAAATTAGGAAAAATAAATGCGCATATTGTAGAAAAGCCTAATATGAAACCATCTAAGGTAGTAGTTTTAGACGTGAATAATTCATCAGTAAATGAGTGGAAGGAAAGTCTTAGAGATACGCTCAAACCTCTTATGGATGGATATCTTGCAGGAATAGAAAATGGTAATTTTGAGTATGCGGGTTATTGTTTAATGAATTACAATAAACATTCATTTTATTCTGGTAAAGAACTTAACATAGTTGAAGATGATATAAAGAAGAATATAATAAAGTTACAAAAAATAAAACAAGGATTCAGTGTTAACTGGGTATTTGTTTTTGGACAGATTGTTGAGAATATTCAAGGAAAATCAAAAGATCCAATTAAACTTACAGGAGAGTTTTGTGATGAAGATGAAATGATTTTGATACTTGAAGATATTGGTGATATGTTAGGTTTAGTATTTCTATACCTAGGAAAGATGAGACTTGATTACATATTTGGAAATTATTTTGGCGCTATACAATATGGAAAAAAGGTAGAAGAAAACTTAGCTGGAGCATCTGCAACTATAGATATAGCAGTTTATTATTTTTATGATTCACTTTCAAGATTAGCTGTACATTTCACATTAGCAAAAGAAGAACAAATTGCTAACTTAACAAGAGTAAGCAGAAATCAAGAAGTTATGAAAACTTGGGCAAAGCTTGCGCCAATGAATTTTATGCATAAGTTTTATTTAGTCCAAGCAGAACTGTGTAAAGTAAATGGCAATTATAATGAAGCTAGACAATGTTATGATAAATCAATTAAGTTAGCTAGGGAAAATGAATATTTAAATGATGAAGCTTTAGCTTATGAATTAGCAGGAAAGTTTTATTTAGATGAATGCAAGAGAGATGCGGCGAAAGTATATCTTATTGAAGCTAAAAATAAATATGAACTTTGGGGAGCAATAGCAAAAGTAAATGAAATGAAAAATAGGTATCCAAGTTTAATGGAGGAAACTGATGATAATATAAATTCAACTCAAGGTATGGATTTATTTTCAATTATGAAGGCTTCGCAAGCAATTTCGAGTGAAATAAATCTAGAAGGATTACTTGGTCGCCTTATGACAGTTATTTTAGAAAATATGGGAGCACAAAGAGGATTTCTTATATTAAAATCACATGATGCACTAGTTATTAAAGCTTATGTAGATGCAGTACGCAACAAAAAGGAAATATTGACTCTTCAGCCACTTGATGAATTTGAAGAATTACCAAAAACAGTTATCAGATTTACAGCAAGGACAGGAGAAAATGTTATATTTCCAGAAAAAACGGATAAATTTTTATTTGATGAGGATCCATATATTATTAATAAAAAGCCAAAATCATTCTTTTCAACAGCAGTTAAGATAAAAAATACAATAAAAGCAGTATTATATCTTGAAAATAATTTAGTTGAGGGAGCTTTTAAGCCTGATAGAGTAAAGGTCATTGATATTTTATCAACTCAAGCAGCAATTTCTCTTGAAAATGCTATTCTTTATAATACTTTAGAGGAAAACATGAATGATAAACTTCGAGATAGTGAAAATAAGTTAAGATTTACAGTTACTAATGCAGGTTTGGGGCTTTGGGAATGGAATATAGAAACTGGAGAAATTAAAATTAATGAAGAATGGGTTTCTATGGTAGGTTATACTTTAGATGAATTAAAACTTCAAAATATAGATATGTTTTTTGAAATTATGCATCCTGATGATATTACGAAGTCAAAGGAATGCTTAAAGAGATGTTTTGCTAAAGAATTAGATGTATATGAATGTGAATTTAGAATCAAACATAAAAATGGTGAGTGGGTTTGGATATTAGGAACAGGAAGAGTTACTGAATGGAATACAAGTAATAAACCGATTAAAATGTCTGGTATTCATATGAATATATCTGAAAGAAAAGTAGTTGAAAATGAGCTTAAAATGGCAAAGAAAGCAGTTGAAGAAGTAAGTCTTTTAAAAAAGAAATTTCTTTCTAATTTACCTAATGAAGAGGGAAGTTCTAATAACATTGATAATAAAATAAAAAATATACCAATTATGATAAGCAAAACAAATGAAATTGATAAAACCAATACTATCATAGAGGAAGTTAATGCTATCATTAAGGACGAAATACAAAAGTACGGAAAAACTGAAGTGGAACTTATTAGAGCAAAGGCAGAAGCTAATAAGGCAAATTTAGACAAGACTAATTTTATTGCAAATATAAGCCATGAGCTTAGAACACCAATTGCCGTTATATTAAGTGGAATACAATTAATAGAAGCTAATATTAAAAATAATTCGGCTGAAAATAATGCAAACTTATTTAATCATATAAAGACGATTAAGCAGAATTGTTATCGATTATTAAGATTAGTAAATAATATTATTGATATAACTAAAATTGATGCGAGATTGAAAAAATTAGAGCTTAAAAATTTAAATATTATTAACTTAATAGAGAATATAACAACATCGGTTATAAAATATGCTGAATTAAAAGAAATAACAGTATTGTTTGATACAGATGAAGAAGAGCGGATTATAGCTGTAGATTCTGATAAAATTGAAAAATCATTACTTAATCTTCTTTCAAATGCTATAAAATTTACACCGAAAAATGGTTATATATTTGTGAAAGTTTTAAATGAAAACTCTAAGGTTATAATTTCTGTAGATGATACTGGAATAGGAATACCAGAAGAAAAAATGGATATTATTTTTGAAAGGTTCCATCAGATCGACAATACATTCACAAGAAGAAATGAAGGAAGCGGAATAGGACTGTCTATTGTGAAATCTTTTATTGAACTTCATGGAGGAAAAATATCTGTATCTAGTGAGCTAGGTAAAGGTAGTAAGTTTATTATCGAAATCCCAGTTAAAAGGTTAGATGAAGATGAAGCTGAAGATATACAAACTCAAGTTGAGAATGCAAGTAGTTGTGTTGA
- a CDS encoding glycoside hydrolase family 18 protein, translating to MRFIRKFCSGRNDAKYRVIAYVYGTPSTMNVSELTHANYAFGHIVNNKVFISNGDEVLRLVSFKAYNPDLKVIISIGGWGADGFSDVAYSVESREAFANSCLNILNIYGVDGIDIDWEYPVSGACGLIKCRPEDKYNFTFLLQSIRDKIGNNKILSVAAGADKFYINNVEINKIVDICNYINLMTYDFGQGTHNSNLYHTSSGYDPGISCDESVNMYLNAGVPANKINLGIPFFGYYNNHSLSYFTLVNEYINKNGWTRYWDDEAKASYLKNNSSFITYEDEESIKYKADYIKSKGLGGAMFWEYNQDYMDMLLNSLWTDLNKKN from the coding sequence ATGAGATTTATAAGGAAATTTTGTTCAGGTAGAAATGATGCTAAGTATAGGGTAATAGCATATGTATATGGTACTCCAAGCACTATGAATGTATCAGAGTTAACTCATGCTAATTATGCATTTGGGCATATTGTTAATAATAAGGTTTTTATTTCAAATGGTGATGAGGTACTAAGGTTAGTTTCTTTTAAAGCTTATAATCCCGATTTGAAAGTTATTATTTCAATAGGGGGATGGGGAGCAGACGGCTTTTCTGATGTGGCTTATTCAGTAGAATCAAGAGAAGCATTTGCAAATAGTTGTTTAAATATCTTGAACATTTATGGAGTGGATGGAATTGATATTGATTGGGAATATCCTGTTAGTGGTGCGTGTGGATTGATTAAATGCCGTCCAGAAGATAAGTATAATTTCACATTTTTACTTCAGAGTATACGAGATAAGATAGGAAATAATAAGATACTTAGTGTGGCAGCAGGTGCAGATAAGTTTTATATTAACAATGTAGAGATTAATAAAATAGTAGATATATGCAATTATATAAATTTAATGACTTATGATTTTGGTCAGGGAACTCATAATTCAAATCTTTATCATACATCTTCGGGTTATGATCCGGGTATCAGCTGTGATGAATCGGTAAATATGTATCTTAATGCTGGTGTTCCAGCTAATAAAATTAATCTTGGAATTCCATTCTTTGGATATTACAACAATCATTCTCTCTCGTATTTCACTCTTGTTAATGAGTATATAAATAAAAATGGGTGGACGAGATATTGGGATGATGAAGCTAAAGCTTCTTATTTGAAAAATAACAGTTCTTTTATAACTTATGAAGATGAAGAATCAATAAAATATAAAGCTGATTATATAAAATCAAAAGGTCTTGGAGGAGCAATGTTCTGGGAATATAATCAGGATTATATGGATATGCTTTTAAATTCACTTTGGACGGATTTAAATAAAAAAAATTAA
- a CDS encoding anti-sigma-I factor RsgI family protein, whose translation MDDRLFELLDNLNIKDTKLLLDEDINLEIDSFTRKRIEKSVMKKAGYYNKQITFKDKISNILGGNLMKRKIALALGACIILGSGGGAYAYTKSPVAYVSMDINPSVELGVNAFDKVVSVEAYNEDGKKILEDTNLENYEVKNAISTLLEHAISAGYISEDGSSKIEITTSTDKQKVADKLDDSLKDVADETLDSNDVKANVETENVALARRDEARKLGITPGKLNLIQKLQELDPSATVEDYKDKSVKEIQKKTIELRKGNTADETTNDANQTTNDNEVNSDAATEENNTSSNDKDNNDKAKKEENSNVNKLNNDTDTENVASEKENNSSNNGKNNDINNGKSNNNSSNSSNNNSSENSQASIHRNIRSEEGGNNGNSSKSERGDNGNSNAQNKEKNKKN comes from the coding sequence TTGGATGATAGATTATTTGAATTATTAGATAATTTAAATATTAAGGATACCAAATTATTATTAGATGAAGATATTAATTTGGAAATAGATTCTTTTACTAGGAAACGTATAGAAAAATCTGTAATGAAAAAAGCAGGTTATTATAATAAACAAATTACATTTAAAGATAAAATAAGTAACATTTTAGGAGGAAATTTAATGAAAAGAAAGATAGCTTTAGCGTTAGGAGCTTGTATAATTTTAGGATCTGGTGGAGGAGCATATGCATATACTAAATCTCCAGTAGCTTATGTAAGTATGGATATTAATCCAAGTGTTGAATTAGGAGTTAATGCTTTTGACAAAGTAGTTTCAGTCGAAGCTTATAATGAAGATGGCAAAAAAATATTAGAAGATACTAATTTAGAAAATTATGAAGTTAAAAATGCTATAAGTACTTTATTAGAACATGCAATTTCAGCAGGGTATATAAGCGAGGATGGTTCGTCTAAAATTGAAATTACTACATCTACAGACAAACAAAAAGTTGCTGATAAGTTAGATGATTCTTTAAAAGATGTTGCTGACGAAACTCTAGATAGCAATGATGTTAAAGCAAATGTTGAAACTGAAAATGTTGCGCTTGCAAGAAGAGATGAAGCAAGAAAACTGGGAATAACACCTGGTAAATTAAATCTTATACAAAAGCTTCAAGAATTAGATCCATCTGCAACTGTAGAAGATTATAAAGATAAATCTGTAAAAGAAATACAAAAGAAAACTATAGAATTAAGAAAAGGTAATACTGCTGATGAAACTACTAATGATGCTAATCAAACTACTAATGATAATGAAGTAAATTCTGATGCAGCAACTGAAGAAAATAATACTTCTTCTAATGATAAAGATAATAATGATAAAGCTAAAAAAGAAGAAAATAGCAATGTAAATAAATTAAACAATGATACAGATACTGAAAATGTTGCAAGTGAAAAGGAAAATAATAGCAGCAACAATGGCAAGAATAATGATATTAACAATGGTAAAAGTAATAATAACAGTAGTAACAGTAGTAATAATAACAGTAGCGAAAATTCACAAGCAAGCATTCATAGAAATATAAGGTCTGAAGAAGGTGGAAACAACGGTAATTCTTCGAAATCTGAAAGGGGTGATAATGGTAATTCCAACGCACAGAATAAAGAAAAAAATAAAAAAAATTAA
- a CDS encoding sigma-70 family RNA polymerase sigma factor, which yields MISDIQLLELLYSKPEQGLKVMMDNYMSLIYTIIFNKLSGLYSKEDIEECVSDVFFEVFHYKNRIDLEKGSIKSFLAVIAKRKAIDMYRKNKNNIHVPIDDTAEVLYTSADDVVDSILSKESNSELINAIKSLGEPDSEIIIRRYYFNQSSKDISQNVGLKVNTIDKKMSRGIQKLKKVLGGIL from the coding sequence TTGATTTCTGATATTCAATTACTTGAGCTATTGTATAGCAAGCCTGAGCAAGGCCTTAAAGTTATGATGGATAATTATATGTCACTCATTTATACGATAATATTTAATAAGCTCTCAGGACTATATTCAAAAGAAGATATAGAAGAATGCGTGAGTGATGTCTTTTTTGAAGTATTTCATTATAAAAATAGAATTGATTTAGAAAAAGGATCAATAAAATCATTTTTGGCGGTGATAGCAAAGAGAAAAGCTATAGATATGTATAGAAAAAATAAGAATAATATTCATGTTCCTATAGATGATACAGCAGAAGTTTTATATACTTCTGCCGATGATGTAGTGGATTCAATATTATCAAAAGAAAGTAATTCAGAATTAATAAATGCTATAAAGTCTTTAGGAGAGCCAGATAGTGAAATAATTATAAGAAGATATTATTTCAACCAAAGTTCAAAAGATATTTCTCAGAATGTAGGTCTGAAAGTTAATACTATTGATAAAAAGATGTCTAGGGGCATACAAAAATTAAAAAAGGTATTAGGAGGGATTTTATAA
- a CDS encoding DNA alkylation repair protein, with translation MNKIIKEKIFELSDPEYQRFQRKLCPNINNIVGVRLPLLRKLAKEISKDDWRNFLRTCPTDYFEETMLQGLVIGYAKADIEEILTHITNFVPKIDNWAVCDSFCTSLKFTKSNMNRVFEFLKTYLESKKEFELRFGIVMLLDFYIVDQYIDQVLILLNKIKHDGYYVKMAVAWALSICFIKYPDRTMIYLKNNNLDDFTYNKTLQKITESFRVSKETKSIIRSMKRKK, from the coding sequence ATGAATAAAATAATCAAAGAAAAAATTTTTGAGCTCTCAGATCCTGAATATCAAAGATTCCAAAGAAAATTATGCCCTAATATTAATAATATTGTAGGAGTACGTCTTCCTCTTCTTAGAAAACTTGCTAAAGAAATATCTAAAGATGATTGGCGCAATTTTCTACGCACCTGTCCAACTGACTATTTTGAAGAAACAATGCTACAAGGTTTGGTCATTGGATATGCAAAAGCAGATATCGAAGAAATTCTTACTCATATAACTAATTTTGTACCTAAAATTGATAATTGGGCTGTATGTGATAGTTTTTGTACAAGTCTAAAATTTACAAAATCAAATATGAACCGTGTGTTTGAATTTTTAAAAACATATTTAGAGTCAAAAAAAGAATTTGAACTTCGTTTTGGAATTGTAATGTTATTAGATTTTTATATCGTTGATCAGTATATTGATCAAGTACTTATCTTACTTAATAAAATAAAACATGATGGTTACTATGTAAAAATGGCAGTTGCCTGGGCTCTTTCAATTTGTTTCATTAAATATCCAGATAGAACTATGATTTATTTAAAGAATAATAACTTAGATGATTTTACTTATAATAAAACATTACAAAAAATAACGGAATCTTTTCGTGTAAGTAAAGAAACAAAATCTATTATTCGAAGTATGAAACGAAAAAAATAG
- a CDS encoding GreA/GreB family elongation factor: protein MNNTLTEENVKKLREELDYRMTVKRAEIAKEKLVAAAHGDRSENAEYKEACANYRENDNRIQYLLTMISTATIIDDKDLDKSMLGINGKARIKFIEDDDEITVTLVTTMDLDPENMLISIESDLGKALSGKKAGDIVEVNAPGENYTVEILEIL, encoded by the coding sequence ATGAATAATACATTGACAGAAGAAAATGTTAAAAAGCTTAGAGAAGAATTAGATTATAGAATGACTGTAAAAAGAGCTGAAATAGCAAAGGAAAAATTAGTTGCTGCTGCACATGGAGATAGATCAGAAAATGCTGAATACAAAGAAGCTTGTGCAAACTATAGAGAAAATGATAATAGAATACAATATTTATTAACTATGATTTCAACAGCAACTATCATAGATGATAAAGATCTTGATAAATCCATGCTTGGAATTAATGGTAAAGCTAGAATTAAATTTATAGAAGACGATGATGAAATTACTGTAACACTTGTAACTACTATGGATTTAGACCCTGAAAATATGCTTATAAGTATAGAATCAGATTTAGGAAAAGCTTTATCTGGAAAAAAAGCTGGAGATATAGTCGAAGTTAATGCTCCAGGAGAAAATTACACAGTAGAAATATTAGAAATACTTTAA
- a CDS encoding MarR family winged helix-turn-helix transcriptional regulator, whose amino-acid sequence MFESYDQDIGMLTNKISKKLIYYVNSNLEKFNLTTEQWVVLLNLSKQNKISQKLLAKLSGKDQSTLTRILDILERKNFIERHPSKEDRRSFEIHITETGLNITEQVIPFLDELFNNLLEDISYEKLKIYNEVLLKIDNNINKLQ is encoded by the coding sequence ATGTTTGAATCTTATGACCAAGACATTGGAATGCTGACAAACAAAATTTCAAAAAAATTAATATACTATGTTAATAGTAATTTAGAAAAGTTTAATCTCACGACTGAGCAGTGGGTTGTTTTATTAAATTTATCTAAACAAAATAAAATAAGCCAAAAGCTTTTGGCAAAACTTTCGGGAAAGGATCAATCCACTTTAACTAGAATATTAGATATACTTGAAAGAAAAAATTTTATTGAAAGGCATCCAAGTAAAGAGGATAGACGATCCTTTGAAATACATATAACTGAAACTGGTTTAAACATTACAGAACAAGTTATTCCATTTTTAGATGAACTGTTCAATAATTTACTTGAAGACATATCTTATGAAAAATTAAAGATTTATAATGAAGTTCTTTTAAAAATTGATAATAATATAAACAAATTGCAATAA